DNA sequence from the bacterium genome:
AAAACTGGGATATATGCCGTCGATGCTTAAAGCCTTGATGCGGTCATCAACCAGACCGGCCGATATGTAACCTATGCCCTGCGGGGTCAGGGCGATAATCTCACGCACCGCGCCGTTCGAATCCTGCACCAGGCATGCATCGCTGATCGCTTCCTTGCGCATTATCATTTCCTCAAAAGCGCCTCTTGTTCCCGAACCCTCTTCACGTGTGACCATGATGATCTCCATATTTTCTCCACCAAGATCTTGCCAGTTTGTTATTCTACCAGTGAAGATGTCCCGGATCTGCGCCAGCGTGAGATTTCTTACCGGATTTACCCGATGCACTATCAGCGATATGCCGTCATAGCACATGGGGTATGCATTTAAACCCTTCTCGCTTGCCTTCAGATTCCTAGACGATGTCCCGATCATGCATGTCTTATTGACCACAGCCTGGATTCCGGCTGTGGATCCGCCGCCCTGTACATTAATGGTTATTCCCGGGTGCTGAGCAATATAAATATCGGCGAGTTTTTCCAGAAAAGGCTGGACCGACGTTGAGCCGGCGATGACGATGCCCTGGTCTTTTGGTATGCAGGCAACCGAAAGCATTATAAGAACAAGCGCCAGGTTCTGGGTACGCACACACCATTATATCCAAAATCTGGATATCGTCAACTGCCGGAGGAACTTGGCGAAAATTGAAGTGGCCGAGTGCCTTTACGACTGATCAGTCCAGCTTATAACCCTTATCCTGTATCAGCCTCACGCAGGCGTCGACGACGATGGGATCGAATTTGATGCCCCGGTTCTGAACGATCTCGTCAAGCGCACTGTTAATTCCCAGCGCGGGACGGTAAGGGCGGTGCGATGACATCGCCTCGATGATATCGGCGACGCACAGGATACGGGCTTCCAGCAGGATCTGATCACCTTTAAGGCTTAAAGGATATCCCGATCCATCGAGTTTCTCGTGATGCTGCAGCACGATGGTCGCGACCGGCCACGGGAATTCTATGCTGGCAAGGATATCATAACCGGCTTTGGGATGGGTCTTGATAATGCCGAATTCAGCGGTGCTTAGCTTTGTGGGTTTGCTCAGGATCTCGGACGGAACGTAGATCTTGCCGATATCATGCAGGATCGCGGCCACGCGCATCCCGGATACCTGGTTATCGGTCAATCTCATCTCCAGCGCGATAGCACAGGCAAGCTGGGTCACCCGCTGCTGGTGCGTGGACGTGTACGGGTCGCGCTTGCTCAGCGTCACGGACAGTGCCTGGATCGTCTGTTCCATGGTGCGATGCAGTTTTTCGTAGCTCTCCTTGAGCTCGGTCTCGGCGCGTTGCCGTCCCGTGACATCCTCGGCGATCGCCAGGATGCCGTCTTGGGTACGGTAGATCCATGTATGCACCAGTTTGTCTCCTATGCTGCCCTCAACCTCTTCGGCCTTACCGGTTTCCAGGACCCTGAGGTACGCCTGATATAACAGTGTCTTGTTGAACGCCGGGAATAGATCGATCAAGTTCTTGCCTTCCAGTTCGCTGATGGATCTGCCGACAAAGCTCCCGTATGCTTCGTTGCAGTAAAATACGGTCATATCACTTTTCAGCGCCACCACGGGCAGCTGGATGCTTTTCAACAGAACCCGGTTCTTGGCTTCGCTTTTTTTCAGTTCGTCCTCGGCATGCTTGCGCTCGGTAATATCGCGTACATACTCGATTACGCCCTTGGTCATGCCCGACGTCATGTCCACAAGGGGGAACGAATAGAGCTCAAGCCAGCCGATGATCTCGCCGCAGGCGCCGCGCTTAGCAACGATATCGAACGCCGCCCGGTTATTCTTCATGGCGCGGACCGTCGGACATACCCGGCAGGTTTGGTTGCGGCCGTGGTATGCCGCGTAGCACTTTTTACCGACCAGGGGAACGGCGTGCTTGTACCATTGCTCCATGGTCGTATTGACCCTCATGATATTAAGATCCTTGTCAAGAATGCTGATCCCGTCCTGGACGCTCGCGAATATCTCGGAGAGAAACCTTTCTTCCTCGGTCAGCTGCTTTTGCGTCTGCTCACACGCGGCGACCTTTTCTTGCATGAGCGCCAACTTACGGCGAAGAGACTCGATTTCACTCGCTGCTGGTTCGTTGGGAATTTCTGACATGGTCATTGTCCTTATTGCCTTACGCCAGCTTATTAAGGAATCCGGTAGCGCGCGCGATCGACTCGAACCGGTCAAGGCAGAAGTCGAGATCGGCCTTGGCGTGCTCGACCGAAATTGACAGCCGGACGCGTTCCCTGAGCTGTTCCGTTATGATCCCTTCGTCAAACAGCCGCTTGGACAATTCCGCCGCTTCATCATTGTTGTTCATTGAGACCACGATGACAGGAGTTTCGCTTTTGGTCTTAAAGCCAATTTGTTTCAGACGGTTAATGAAATATCGGCTGTTGTTCCAAAGTTTCTGAAATACCGCCTTGTTGGTCTTCTCGTTGCGGATGAGGTCCAGGGCGGTCACGTTAACCGCCAGCAGGAACGATGGCAGCGTTTCGGAAAAAGGAGCGATATTGTCCTCGATCTGGTTCAATAGATATTTTTTGGCTGCGATATAACACCCAAACCCGCCCAGGAACTTCTTGAAGCTGCCGATCTCGAAATTGATTTCGTCGTAAAGGTTAAAGAGATCGATAAACCCCCGGCCATCGCGCCCCAGCAGGCCGAACGAATTCAGTTCGTTCGCGATGACAATGGATTCCTGTTCCCGCGCCGCCTTTATCAGATCGGCCACGGGCGCGATGCTGCCGATCCATTCGTACAGGCCGTCAATGACGACGACCCGGTTGCTGTGCGCGCTCAATACCTTGCGCAGATGGTCTATATCCTGGTGTGAATACAATTCGCAGTTACGGTGCTGCAGCACTGACAGGATGCCGGCTGATGTTTCATGATCGGCGAAATAAGTCACTTTGTCACCGAACAGCGAACAGATGGCGAAGATCGCGGTTATTTCATCCGGGAACAACATCAGGGAATCGGTCTTTTTGAAATCGGTCATGCGTTTTTTGATCTCGTTGATGATCTCGGTCTCGCCATCAGCTGGTGCCAATCCCCGTTCTTCGATCGTGAGCTTCGCGGTCTCCTTCAAATGCTCGTTGTTATACAAATGCCGGCAATTGAACGTCGCGAAATTGACGTACCGCCGGTTCTCATGGATGAACACGGGGTCGGCGGGCAGGATCCGGGGGACCTTCGCCTCATCGTTAAAAAGATGCACCTGATACGGCCTCATGCAGCATTCCTTCCGCAGCACTTTTTGTACTTTTTACCGCTGCCGCAGGGGCAGGGATCGTTGCGGCCGACCTTCTGCTGTGCCGCAAGCGGAGCGGTGGCAGTTACCGGCCCGGGCTGCTCCGCGGAGGTTCCGGGCTTCACGTCGGCGTTCGGTTTGTACTCACGGGTCTGCACCGGTTTCCGTTTCACCGGTCCCGGTTGGGCCCTAAAAATAAGACCCGTGATATCCCGCGCAACGTCACTTAAGAGATCATCGAACATCTTGAAGGACTCCTGCTTGTATTCGATCAGGGGATCTTTCTGGGCGTAAGCCCTCAGATTAATACCCTCGCGCAAAGCGTCCAGCGCGTACAGGTGTTCGCGCCACCGGTTATCGATCGTGCCCAGAAGCACGTACTTCATGAGATCGTTCAGCAATTCCGGCGGCAGCTCTTTTTCCCGCCAGCTGAACCGTTCCTTCGCCTTGTCCAGCAGGTAATCAAGCAGCTCTTCCTGCTTGATCCGCGATATCATTTCCGACGGGATCGGCACTTCGGTAAGGAACAGCATGTTGAATTCACCCTTGATCGCGTCCCATTCCCATTCTTCCGGATTCACCTTGGGGTCGGAATATTTAAGGAGGCTGCTTTCGATGGCGTCCTCAAAATGTTTGAACACCATATCCTTCAAGCCCTCGCCTCGGAGGATCGTGTCCCGCAGCTTGTAGGCGACCTCGCGTTGTTTGTTCATGACGTCATCGTACTCAAGCAGGTGCTTGCGGATCTCAAAATGGTTCTCTTCAACCCTTTTCTGCGCGTTGGCAATGGCGCGGGTCACCAGCGGATGGGTCAGCGGTTTCTGGTCGCCGCCGCCGAACCGGTCCATGATGTCGGCAACCCGGTCAGAACCGAAGATTCTCATCAGGTCATCTTCCAGGGATAGGAAAAATTTTGACGAACCCGGGTCGCCCTGCCGTCCGCTCCGGCCGCGCAGCTGGTTGTCGATCCGGCGGGCTTCGTGGCGCTCGGTGCCGATGATGTACAACCCGCATGGGAGTTCCTCAAGGCACACCTTCTCCTTCACCGGGTCGACGTTCGCGGCCTCTCCTTTGACCACGCATTTGCTCGGGCACTGAACGACGCCCGGCCCCAGCTTGATATCGGTGCCGCGACCCGCCATGTTCGTGGCGATCGTGACCGCCCCGGCCTGACCGGCCTGGGCGACGATCACGGCCTCCCGCTGGTGGTGCTTCGCGTTGAGCACTTCATGGGGCACGCCGCGGCGCTGGAGCAGGCGGGAAAGAACCTCGGATACGTCGACGCTCGTCGTGCCGACCAGGACCGGCCGCTTCCTCTCGTACCACTTGGCGATCTCGTCGATGATCGCATTGTATTTCTCGCGCTTGGAGCGGTACACGATGTCCTCATAGTCGATCCGGCGCACCGCTGCCTTGGTCGGGATCTCGGCTACGTCCAGTTTATAAATTGTAAAGAATTCGTTGGCTTCGGTCGCCGCCGTACCGGTCATACCGGCGAGCTTTGAGTACATCCGGAAATAGTTCTGGATCGTGATCGTCGCGAGCGTCTGCGTCTCTTCCTGCACCCGCACATGTTCCTTGGCCTCAAGGGCCTGGTGCAGGCCGTCCGAGAACCTCCGGCCCGGCATGAGCCGGCCCGTGAACTCGTCAACGATCAGCACCTTGCCTTCCTGCACGACATACTCGACGTCCTTCTCGAACAGTGAATAAGCCTTGAGCAGGGCGCGCAGGCTGGCGAGGATCTCACTCTTGTTACCATAGTCCTGGTATGCTTTTTCCTTGGCCGCTATTATTTCCTTGGGCGTCAGTTTATCGTCACGGTCAACGGCGCCGATCATCATGCTCAAATCCGGAAGCACGAACTTCTCGGGATCATTCGGCGAGAGGGACTGCAGACCCTTTTCGGTCAGGTCGATCACGTTGGATTTCTCTTCGATGACAAAAAAGAGCTCGTCGTCGATCTTGTGGTAACTCTTTTCCCTCAGCAGGGACAGCTCGGCTTCCTCGATGAGACGCTTTATACCGGTCTCCTGCTCCAGTTTGAGGAGCTGCTTGTTCTTAGGCGAACCGCGCCGCGCCTGGAGAAGCTTTAAGCCCGCCTCCTGCTCTTTATTTTCGGCCAGGAGTTTTTTCGCCTCCTCGACGACCCGGTTCACGAACACGGTCTGCGCCGAGTTCAGCCGCTGCACGATGGCATTGAGGTCGTCAAAACCCTTAGTCTCGTGCTCCACCGGACCGGAAATGATCAGCGGCGTCCGGGCTTCATCGATCAGGATGCTGTCCACCTCGTCCACGATCGCGTAATTATGGCCGCGCTGCACCTTGTCCTCGAGCCGCCAGACCATGTTATCCCGGAGATAATCGAAGCCGAACTCGTTATTGGTGCCGTAACTAATATCGCAATTATAGACCGCCTTGCGCGCGACATTGTCCATGCCCTGCTGAAGCACGCCGATCGTCAGACCCAGGGACTCGTACACGGGCCCCATCCACTCACGGTCGCGGCGCGCGAGGTAGTCGTTCACCGTGATCAGGTGGGCACCCTTGCCCGATAACCCGTTCAGGCACATCGGCATCGTAGCGACTAGGGTCTTACCCTCACCGGTCTTCATTTCAGCGATCTTCCCCTCCTGCAGCACGATCCCGCCGATAAGCTGCACGTCAAAAGGCACCATGTTCCATTCCGTCTCGATATCGACCACGGTCCACTTTTTCCCGACGAGCTGCCGGCAGCATTCCTTGACCAGGGCGAACGCCTCGGGCAGGACAGCCTCAAGAGTTTCGCCCTGGCTGATCCTTTTCTTGAGATCTTCTGATGTTTTTAGGAGGTCAATGCCTTTGAATTTTTCAAAATATTCGTTAATTTCATCGACAATCGGCCACAGCCGCTTTAATTCGCGCTCGGTCTGCGTGCCGAATATCTTGCCTAAAACCTTTTGCAGCATGATCTTTCGCCAATATTATATAGAATAAAATAAGCGTGTCAATGTACGCGTTGACGGAGGTCAAAATGGTTGGTTTCAAGGGAGAAAACTTTTCGGAAAGATTGCCGTGT
Encoded proteins:
- a CDS encoding phosphate ABC transporter substrate-binding protein translates to MRTQNLALVLIMLSVACIPKDQGIVIAGSTSVQPFLEKLADIYIAQHPGITINVQGGGSTAGIQAVVNKTCMIGTSSRNLKASEKGLNAYPMCYDGISLIVHRVNPVRNLTLAQIRDIFTGRITNWQDLGGENMEIIMVTREEGSGTRGAFEEMIMRKEAISDACLVQDSNGAVREIIALTPQGIGYISAGLVDDRIKALSIDGIYPSFENIACGDYELIRPFLLLTKGEPSGLTREFIDFILSAEAQKTLKSVGLIPIDDMKCEGK
- the secA gene encoding preprotein translocase subunit SecA; the protein is MLQKVLGKIFGTQTERELKRLWPIVDEINEYFEKFKGIDLLKTSEDLKKRISQGETLEAVLPEAFALVKECCRQLVGKKWTVVDIETEWNMVPFDVQLIGGIVLQEGKIAEMKTGEGKTLVATMPMCLNGLSGKGAHLITVNDYLARRDREWMGPVYESLGLTIGVLQQGMDNVARKAVYNCDISYGTNNEFGFDYLRDNMVWRLEDKVQRGHNYAIVDEVDSILIDEARTPLIISGPVEHETKGFDDLNAIVQRLNSAQTVFVNRVVEEAKKLLAENKEQEAGLKLLQARRGSPKNKQLLKLEQETGIKRLIEEAELSLLREKSYHKIDDELFFVIEEKSNVIDLTEKGLQSLSPNDPEKFVLPDLSMMIGAVDRDDKLTPKEIIAAKEKAYQDYGNKSEILASLRALLKAYSLFEKDVEYVVQEGKVLIVDEFTGRLMPGRRFSDGLHQALEAKEHVRVQEETQTLATITIQNYFRMYSKLAGMTGTAATEANEFFTIYKLDVAEIPTKAAVRRIDYEDIVYRSKREKYNAIIDEIAKWYERKRPVLVGTTSVDVSEVLSRLLQRRGVPHEVLNAKHHQREAVIVAQAGQAGAVTIATNMAGRGTDIKLGPGVVQCPSKCVVKGEAANVDPVKEKVCLEELPCGLYIIGTERHEARRIDNQLRGRSGRQGDPGSSKFFLSLEDDLMRIFGSDRVADIMDRFGGGDQKPLTHPLVTRAIANAQKRVEENHFEIRKHLLEYDDVMNKQREVAYKLRDTILRGEGLKDMVFKHFEDAIESSLLKYSDPKVNPEEWEWDAIKGEFNMLFLTEVPIPSEMISRIKQEELLDYLLDKAKERFSWREKELPPELLNDLMKYVLLGTIDNRWREHLYALDALREGINLRAYAQKDPLIEYKQESFKMFDDLLSDVARDITGLIFRAQPGPVKRKPVQTREYKPNADVKPGTSAEQPGPVTATAPLAAQQKVGRNDPCPCGSGKKYKKCCGRNAA
- a CDS encoding HD domain-containing phosphohydrolase; the encoded protein is MTMSEIPNEPAASEIESLRRKLALMQEKVAACEQTQKQLTEEERFLSEIFASVQDGISILDKDLNIMRVNTTMEQWYKHAVPLVGKKCYAAYHGRNQTCRVCPTVRAMKNNRAAFDIVAKRGACGEIIGWLELYSFPLVDMTSGMTKGVIEYVRDITERKHAEDELKKSEAKNRVLLKSIQLPVVALKSDMTVFYCNEAYGSFVGRSISELEGKNLIDLFPAFNKTLLYQAYLRVLETGKAEEVEGSIGDKLVHTWIYRTQDGILAIAEDVTGRQRAETELKESYEKLHRTMEQTIQALSVTLSKRDPYTSTHQQRVTQLACAIALEMRLTDNQVSGMRVAAILHDIGKIYVPSEILSKPTKLSTAEFGIIKTHPKAGYDILASIEFPWPVATIVLQHHEKLDGSGYPLSLKGDQILLEARILCVADIIEAMSSHRPYRPALGINSALDEIVQNRGIKFDPIVVDACVRLIQDKGYKLD
- a CDS encoding aminotransferase class I/II-fold pyridoxal phosphate-dependent enzyme, yielding MRPYQVHLFNDEAKVPRILPADPVFIHENRRYVNFATFNCRHLYNNEHLKETAKLTIEERGLAPADGETEIINEIKKRMTDFKKTDSLMLFPDEITAIFAICSLFGDKVTYFADHETSAGILSVLQHRNCELYSHQDIDHLRKVLSAHSNRVVVIDGLYEWIGSIAPVADLIKAAREQESIVIANELNSFGLLGRDGRGFIDLFNLYDEINFEIGSFKKFLGGFGCYIAAKKYLLNQIEDNIAPFSETLPSFLLAVNVTALDLIRNEKTNKAVFQKLWNNSRYFINRLKQIGFKTKSETPVIVVSMNNNDEAAELSKRLFDEGIITEQLRERVRLSISVEHAKADLDFCLDRFESIARATGFLNKLA